The following proteins are encoded in a genomic region of Stutzerimonas stutzeri:
- a CDS encoding DinB family protein, with product MIVDWAEALTDELLAKTMRYSNSQGHPREHPVWLAVAHLFNHQPHHRGQITTLLHQLGHDPGATDCFV from the coding sequence GTGATCGTGGACTGGGCCGAAGCGCTCACGGATGAGCTGCTGGCGAAAACGATGCGCTACAGTAATTCCCAGGGCCACCCCCGCGAGCATCCCGTTTGGCTTGCGGTCGCTCACTTGTTCAATCACCAGCCCCACCACCGTGGGCAGATCACAACCCTGTTGCACCAGCTTGGTCACGACCCGGGTGCGACCGATTGCTTTGTATAG
- a CDS encoding PQQ-dependent sugar dehydrogenase, with the protein MKTRYALATLSLSLLLAACGGEGQETAQSYGGDPKLPDPQRGLLPSMTIADPAKWAGGKPSVPQGFTISAIAKDLKVPRQTLLLPNGDILVAEGKGGNAPKLKPKDVIAGYIKAQGTTSVKSGNRLTLLRDADGDGTYELQEVFADNLNAPYGLALHENALYVANQDALVRFDYQPGQTKADGPPTKVTDLPSRINHHWTKALTISPDGRYLYVGIGSNSNITERGLDAEVDRAMIWQVDAETGAHRPYATGVRNPTALAIQPGSGQLWAVANERDELGPDLVPDYLTSIQDGGFYGWPYSYWGQHVDDRVRPQKPELVARAIKPDYALGSHVAALGLAFSDPGMGAEFADGVFIGEHGSWNRENPVGYKVVFVPFRDGRPSGEPVDFVTGFRTSDGKTHGRPVGVTVDPKGALIVADDLANVVWRVTRTQ; encoded by the coding sequence ATGAAGACTCGTTACGCACTCGCCACCCTGAGCCTGAGCCTGCTACTGGCCGCCTGCGGCGGCGAGGGCCAGGAGACCGCGCAATCCTATGGTGGCGATCCCAAGCTGCCCGACCCACAGCGCGGGCTGTTGCCCAGCATGACCATCGCCGATCCGGCGAAATGGGCGGGCGGCAAGCCATCCGTGCCACAGGGCTTTACCATCAGCGCCATCGCCAAGGATCTCAAGGTTCCGCGCCAGACGCTGTTGCTACCCAACGGCGACATCCTCGTGGCAGAAGGCAAAGGCGGCAACGCGCCTAAGCTCAAGCCAAAGGATGTGATCGCCGGTTATATCAAGGCGCAGGGCACGACTTCGGTGAAAAGCGGCAACCGCCTGACCTTGCTGCGCGACGCCGACGGTGACGGCACCTACGAGTTGCAGGAAGTATTCGCCGACAACCTCAACGCGCCGTACGGGCTGGCACTGCATGAAAACGCCCTGTACGTGGCCAATCAGGACGCCCTGGTGCGCTTCGACTACCAGCCGGGGCAGACCAAGGCCGACGGTCCGCCGACCAAGGTCACCGACCTGCCCTCGCGGATCAACCACCACTGGACCAAGGCGCTGACCATCAGCCCGGACGGCCGTTATCTGTACGTCGGCATCGGTTCGAACAGCAACATCACCGAGCGCGGGCTGGACGCCGAGGTGGACCGCGCGATGATCTGGCAGGTCGATGCCGAGACCGGCGCCCACCGGCCCTATGCCACCGGTGTTCGCAACCCTACGGCACTCGCCATCCAGCCAGGGTCGGGCCAGCTGTGGGCGGTAGCGAACGAGCGTGACGAACTGGGCCCGGACCTGGTCCCCGACTACCTCACCTCGATCCAGGATGGCGGTTTCTACGGCTGGCCGTACAGCTACTGGGGCCAGCACGTCGATGACCGTGTGCGCCCGCAGAAGCCGGAGCTGGTCGCCCGCGCGATCAAGCCGGATTACGCCCTCGGCTCGCACGTCGCGGCGCTCGGCCTGGCCTTCTCCGATCCCGGCATGGGCGCGGAATTCGCCGACGGCGTCTTCATCGGCGAACACGGCAGCTGGAACCGTGAAAACCCGGTGGGCTACAAGGTGGTGTTCGTGCCCTTTCGTGATGGCCGCCCCAGCGGCGAGCCGGTGGACTTCGTCACCGGGTTCCGCACCAGTGACGGCAAGACCCATGGCCGCCCGGTCGGCGTGACCGTCGATCCGAAGGGCGCGCTGATCGTCGCCGACGACCTGGCGAACGTCGTCTGGCGAGTAACCCGCACCCAGTAG
- a CDS encoding helix-turn-helix transcriptional regulator, whose protein sequence is MDGAPQEDWPVTRLAQVSAVSVAHFAREFKKAFGVPPHRYLLTRRIERATALLRDTDLPIIEIALQTGWNSVGTFGRVFSDVIGESPGEFRERERSIPHERKEMPECVMRAVDRPNLNTAVSEKRRLSSAGKLKV, encoded by the coding sequence ATGGATGGCGCTCCCCAGGAGGATTGGCCAGTCACGCGGTTGGCTCAAGTGAGCGCTGTTTCGGTGGCGCACTTTGCGCGAGAGTTCAAAAAAGCCTTCGGCGTACCTCCGCACCGGTACTTGCTTACTCGTCGTATAGAACGTGCCACAGCTCTACTCCGCGACACTGACCTGCCCATTATAGAAATCGCACTCCAAACTGGCTGGAACAGTGTGGGTACCTTTGGGCGCGTTTTCAGTGATGTTATCGGAGAGAGCCCCGGAGAGTTTCGGGAGCGTGAACGCTCGATTCCACATGAGCGGAAGGAAATGCCCGAATGTGTCATGCGCGCTGTCGATCGTCCAAACCTCAATACAGCAGTTTCGGAGAAGCGCCGACTTAGCTCTGCTGGCAAGCTAAAGGTCTAA
- a CDS encoding putative glycolipid-binding domain-containing protein, producing MSMVSVIWRRLDVPGHDACRLVRQRSGWRLEGVAAFRHESGAPACVSYAVDCDEGWRTRAGAVTGWVGDHALDLRVRRTASGTWLLGDQAIAGLDECLDLDLGFTPATNLFQLRRMALAVGQAADVPVAWLDVPDGGLRVLHQRYERLSVEVYRYEAPLFDYVASLHVGDAGFVTTYPELWEAEAIDVQQGAPAGTTKPRR from the coding sequence ATGTCCATGGTGAGCGTCATCTGGCGGCGCCTCGATGTTCCCGGTCACGACGCCTGCAGACTGGTGCGGCAGCGATCCGGGTGGCGCCTGGAAGGGGTCGCAGCGTTTCGTCACGAAAGCGGCGCTCCGGCCTGCGTGTCTTATGCAGTCGACTGTGACGAAGGCTGGCGAACGCGCGCAGGCGCGGTGACCGGCTGGGTCGGCGACCATGCGCTGGATCTGCGGGTGAGGCGCACCGCCAGCGGAACGTGGTTGCTTGGCGATCAGGCGATAGCGGGACTCGATGAATGCCTGGATCTCGACCTGGGATTCACGCCAGCCACCAACCTGTTCCAGTTGCGGCGAATGGCCCTTGCGGTGGGGCAGGCAGCGGATGTTCCGGTTGCCTGGCTCGATGTGCCCGACGGCGGCCTGCGGGTCCTGCATCAGCGTTATGAGCGGCTCAGCGTCGAGGTGTATCGGTACGAGGCGCCTCTGTTCGACTACGTTGCCAGCCTGCACGTTGGGGACGCGGGTTTTGTCACGACCTATCCGGAGCTGTGGGAAGCGGAGGCGATCGATGTACAGCAGGGTGCACCCGCGGGCACGACGAAGCCGCGCCGCTGA
- a CDS encoding GNAT family N-acetyltransferase, whose product MIIQKATTQDASQVAEMVGELLAEIMKNIGIQAFNFDHRETADRLTDLLNQEKYFVFVARDGALPVGFIALYESYALYAEGAFGTIPELYIRPLYRSKQIGLQLLSQARAFGQSRNWTRLEVTTPPLPQFDKTLAFYEREGFSITGGRKLKLSL is encoded by the coding sequence ATGATTATTCAAAAAGCCACAACACAAGACGCCTCTCAAGTCGCTGAAATGGTGGGGGAGTTGCTTGCCGAAATCATGAAAAACATTGGCATTCAGGCATTCAATTTCGACCATCGCGAGACAGCTGATCGCCTGACCGACTTGCTGAACCAAGAGAAGTATTTTGTTTTCGTCGCTCGGGATGGTGCCTTGCCCGTTGGATTTATTGCGCTCTATGAGAGTTACGCACTCTACGCAGAGGGCGCTTTCGGCACGATTCCCGAACTCTATATCCGGCCCCTGTATCGTTCAAAGCAGATAGGACTGCAACTCCTTTCCCAAGCTAGAGCGTTCGGCCAGTCGCGCAACTGGACGCGTCTGGAGGTCACTACGCCACCGCTTCCTCAATTCGATAAAACACTGGCGTTTTACGAACGCGAAGGCTTCTCGATCACTGGCGGCCGCAAGCTCAAGCTCTCGCTGTGA
- a CDS encoding nuclear transport factor 2 family protein produces the protein MISWRAALIAERESNPSRKLPFSEVEVTQDQAIALWKQEEQFWLRSADFYESNLAPGSLMVLPKPVGIMDREATIDSIRSGSRWKNVSFSAKHCVIPTPEMAALAYRVHADRGSSGTSYIAQCSSTYVRSNGQWLLVMHHQTPAGQGTEARA, from the coding sequence TTGATCAGCTGGCGCGCTGCTTTGATAGCTGAGCGCGAGAGCAATCCATCACGCAAACTGCCATTCTCGGAGGTTGAAGTGACTCAAGACCAGGCAATCGCACTTTGGAAGCAAGAAGAGCAATTTTGGCTCCGCTCGGCAGACTTTTACGAAAGCAACTTGGCTCCAGGGAGCCTGATGGTCCTTCCGAAACCGGTGGGCATCATGGATCGCGAAGCGACCATTGACTCTATTCGCTCAGGTAGTCGCTGGAAAAATGTCTCTTTCAGTGCGAAACACTGCGTGATTCCCACCCCTGAAATGGCCGCGCTCGCCTATAGGGTGCACGCCGACCGCGGTAGCTCGGGCACGTCATACATCGCCCAGTGCAGCTCCACGTACGTGCGCTCCAATGGGCAATGGCTCCTTGTCATGCATCATCAAACACCGGCGGGCCAAGGCACTGAAGCCCGCGCCTGA
- a CDS encoding GFA family protein: MKQSGSCLCGGIRYEIDGPLTDVLNCHCSMCRKLHAAAFRTRAKIRAADWTLLDGQDLIKFYESSPGEYKGFCSNCGSSLYTRFDANPDIYGFALGTLDTDPGVEAQRHVFVDSKAPWFHITDDLPQHAEYD; this comes from the coding sequence ATGAAGCAAAGCGGTAGTTGTCTGTGTGGCGGCATTCGATACGAAATCGACGGGCCGCTGACCGACGTCCTGAACTGTCACTGTTCGATGTGCCGCAAGCTGCACGCCGCGGCGTTCAGGACACGAGCGAAGATTCGCGCGGCCGATTGGACGCTGCTCGATGGCCAGGACCTGATCAAGTTCTACGAATCGTCTCCAGGCGAATACAAGGGGTTCTGCTCGAACTGCGGCTCCAGCCTGTACACGCGCTTCGATGCCAATCCGGACATCTATGGATTCGCACTCGGCACGCTCGACACCGACCCAGGCGTCGAAGCGCAGCGCCACGTGTTCGTGGATAGCAAGGCGCCGTGGTTTCACATCACCGATGACCTGCCCCAGCATGCCGAATACGACTGA
- a CDS encoding SgcJ/EcaC family oxidoreductase — protein sequence MSNRIAEITAVVHAFADCWNRHDMDQFAELFADDAEFVNVVGLWWHGREEIKRAHEFTHATMFKHSRLAITDVKVRFPAAHIAIARARWVLEGHVSPAGAALPARSGLLLNVLSLTPTGWVIIDSQNTDIVEGELSRPQ from the coding sequence ATGTCGAATCGTATTGCCGAGATCACCGCCGTGGTTCACGCGTTCGCCGACTGCTGGAACCGTCACGACATGGATCAATTTGCCGAGCTTTTCGCTGACGATGCTGAGTTCGTCAACGTGGTTGGTTTGTGGTGGCATGGACGAGAAGAAATCAAGCGGGCCCATGAATTCACGCACGCAACGATGTTCAAGCACAGCCGCTTGGCGATTACGGATGTGAAGGTGCGATTTCCTGCGGCGCATATCGCCATTGCACGGGCCCGGTGGGTTCTCGAGGGGCATGTCAGTCCAGCGGGTGCAGCACTTCCGGCCCGCAGCGGGCTATTGCTCAACGTGTTGTCGTTAACGCCAACGGGCTGGGTCATCATCGACTCGCAAAACACCGACATCGTCGAGGGTGAGCTGTCCCGCCCGCAATAG
- a CDS encoding class I SAM-dependent methyltransferase codes for MGTKDAQFWDKAAPKYAATPIDDAAGFERTLARTRALITPGARVLELGCGTGTTALRLANATEHYLGTDISARMIAIAQEKLATARPAELNGQLSFRQGTASTLAREGAEYDVVICFNCLHLAGNLSAVLGHIRRLLAPGGLFISKTPCVGDMNPLIRLAIPLMRLVGKAPRVTSFSAVELEEAIRAAGFDMLANERHGSKDSDLRPFIAARAP; via the coding sequence ATGGGCACGAAAGACGCGCAGTTCTGGGACAAGGCCGCCCCGAAATACGCCGCCACTCCCATTGACGATGCAGCCGGGTTCGAAAGGACATTGGCGCGCACTCGTGCACTCATCACTCCCGGCGCGCGGGTGCTGGAACTCGGCTGCGGCACAGGCACGACGGCGCTGCGCCTCGCGAATGCCACAGAGCACTATCTCGGCACCGACATCTCGGCGCGCATGATCGCCATTGCGCAGGAGAAGCTCGCAACGGCTCGCCCCGCTGAGCTGAACGGGCAGCTGAGCTTCCGCCAGGGTACCGCCAGCACCTTGGCACGAGAAGGCGCCGAGTATGACGTCGTGATCTGCTTCAACTGCCTTCACCTTGCCGGCAACCTCTCCGCCGTACTCGGCCATATTCGCCGCCTACTTGCGCCGGGCGGCCTTTTCATCTCCAAGACGCCCTGCGTCGGTGACATGAATCCGCTCATTCGCCTCGCCATCCCGCTCATGCGCCTGGTGGGCAAAGCGCCCCGCGTAACCTCCTTTTCCGCCGTTGAACTCGAAGAGGCGATCCGCGCGGCCGGTTTCGATATGCTGGCGAACGAACGGCACGGCTCGAAGGACAGCGACCTTCGTCCCTTCATCGCCGCCCGCGCGCCGTGA
- a CDS encoding DUF2231 domain-containing protein gives MTTTTARAPRIYRSRPGALHATLLAGTVPLFLGATLSDYAYYRTYEVQWINFSCWLIAGALVFCGLAILFALVNLLRATRKQGRPLVYLLLLLATWVVGFIDALEHAKDAWATMPLGLVLSVIVTVLACLATGVGLTKRRTGGAA, from the coding sequence GTGACGACCACTACCGCCCGCGCACCGCGCATCTACCGCAGCAGACCCGGGGCACTGCACGCTACGCTGCTGGCCGGCACCGTTCCGCTGTTTCTGGGCGCGACCCTGAGTGACTACGCCTACTACCGGACGTACGAGGTTCAGTGGATCAACTTCTCCTGCTGGCTGATCGCCGGCGCGTTGGTGTTCTGTGGCCTGGCGATCCTGTTCGCGCTGGTCAACCTGCTGCGCGCGACGCGCAAGCAAGGGCGCCCGCTGGTTTACCTGTTGCTGCTACTCGCGACCTGGGTGGTGGGCTTCATCGACGCCCTCGAACATGCCAAGGACGCCTGGGCCACCATGCCCCTGGGCCTGGTGCTTTCGGTGATCGTCACGGTGCTGGCTTGCCTGGCAACCGGCGTCGGCCTCACCAAGCGGCGGACAGGAGGTGCGGCATGA
- a CDS encoding DUF2059 domain-containing protein gives MRTIIGAVILTLSFQALADTKSEKIGRLMDALGLVETWKQQIEQGKEYNRKVSTQIMDQVLSQLNPNEDFKQRFKTAADGFIKKTEAPWTAEKIVSVWASYYAPDFSEEELDQLIAFYSSPLGQKDIQVTRKAMKGFSKYFEEASQPITQSATNEYIEQLKIIATQCNCAK, from the coding sequence ATGCGCACCATCATCGGAGCAGTAATTCTCACTCTATCCTTCCAAGCACTTGCAGACACTAAAAGCGAGAAAATCGGGCGCCTTATGGACGCACTTGGCTTGGTAGAAACTTGGAAGCAGCAAATCGAGCAAGGAAAGGAATACAACAGAAAAGTCAGCACGCAAATCATGGATCAAGTTCTTTCCCAGCTTAATCCCAACGAAGATTTCAAGCAGCGCTTCAAGACTGCAGCTGATGGTTTTATAAAGAAAACAGAAGCGCCTTGGACCGCCGAAAAAATTGTTTCGGTTTGGGCAAGTTACTACGCCCCTGATTTTTCTGAGGAAGAGCTTGACCAACTAATAGCCTTTTACTCATCCCCGCTTGGACAAAAAGATATTCAAGTCACACGCAAGGCAATGAAAGGCTTCTCTAAATACTTTGAAGAAGCCAGTCAGCCCATCACCCAAAGTGCCACCAACGAATACATAGAGCAGCTAAAGATAATCGCCACTCAATGCAATTGTGCCAAGTGA
- a CDS encoding VOC family protein, with translation MTTGVDTAGVYVRDQDEALAFYVGKLGFIVHTDVRNGDYRWLTIQHPDQPSFQLGLFKPGPPVHDAATAQTLHEMVAKGAMPPLVLLVDDCRAAYERMNACGVEFTQEPMERYGRVDAGFRDPSGNGWKMISTVPSPQSRSAK, from the coding sequence ATGACTACTGGTGTGGATACGGCAGGGGTGTATGTGCGGGATCAAGATGAAGCACTCGCATTCTACGTTGGGAAACTGGGGTTTATCGTTCATACAGATGTTCGCAATGGCGACTATCGTTGGCTGACGATCCAACATCCTGATCAGCCTTCCTTCCAACTCGGTTTGTTCAAGCCTGGTCCGCCAGTACATGACGCAGCAACAGCGCAGACCTTGCATGAAATGGTAGCCAAGGGCGCTATGCCACCGCTGGTACTCCTGGTGGATGACTGTCGCGCTGCCTACGAACGTATGAATGCGTGTGGCGTGGAATTTACGCAAGAACCCATGGAGCGGTATGGCAGGGTCGATGCTGGCTTTCGGGATCCGTCTGGCAACGGATGGAAGATGATTTCAACTGTACCCAGCCCGCAATCAAGGAGCGCGAAATGA
- a CDS encoding NAD(P)/FAD-dependent oxidoreductase codes for MTQHVNSYYAASRNIRVDYPQLSESVECDVCVVGAGYTGLSTALFLLENGFSVTVLEAAKVGFGASGRNGGQIVNSYSRDIDVIERQLGATQARLLGDMAFEGGRIIRERVARYGIDCDLKDGGVFAAITPKQLGHLEAQKKLWERYGHTQLELLDERRIREVVGTERYVGGMLDMSGGHIHPLNLALGEAAAVASLGGAIYEQSAAVRIDRGAQPVVHTERGQVKARFVVLAGNAYLGGLVPELASKSMPCGTQVIATEPLSEELARSLLPQDYCVEDCNYLLDYFRLSGDKRLIYGGGVVYGARDPADIEAIIRPKLLKTFPQLRDVRIDYTWTGNFLLTLSRLPQVGRIGDNLYYSQGCSGHGVTYTHLAGKMLAEALRGQAERFDAFASLPHYPFPGGQLLRVPFTAMGAAYYQLRDRLGV; via the coding sequence ATGACTCAACACGTCAACAGCTACTACGCCGCTTCGCGCAACATCCGCGTGGACTATCCGCAACTCAGCGAGTCCGTCGAATGCGACGTCTGCGTCGTCGGCGCCGGCTATACCGGCCTGTCGACGGCCTTGTTCCTGCTGGAGAACGGCTTCAGCGTGACCGTGCTGGAAGCCGCGAAAGTCGGCTTCGGCGCCTCGGGGCGCAACGGCGGGCAGATCGTCAACAGCTACAGCCGCGACATCGATGTCATCGAACGCCAGCTCGGTGCCACCCAGGCGCGGTTGCTTGGCGACATGGCCTTCGAGGGCGGGCGCATCATCCGCGAGCGCGTCGCCCGCTATGGCATCGACTGCGACCTGAAGGACGGCGGTGTGTTCGCCGCTATCACGCCCAAGCAGCTGGGCCATCTCGAGGCGCAGAAGAAGCTCTGGGAGCGATACGGACACACCCAGCTGGAGCTGCTGGACGAGCGCCGCATCCGTGAAGTGGTCGGGACCGAGCGTTATGTCGGCGGCATGCTGGACATGAGCGGTGGCCATATCCACCCGCTCAACCTGGCGCTGGGCGAAGCGGCGGCGGTCGCCTCGCTGGGCGGCGCGATCTACGAGCAGAGCGCGGCGGTTCGTATCGACCGCGGCGCTCAGCCGGTCGTGCACACCGAGCGCGGCCAGGTCAAAGCCCGCTTCGTGGTGTTGGCGGGCAACGCCTACCTCGGCGGGTTGGTCCCGGAACTGGCCTCCAAGTCGATGCCCTGCGGTACTCAGGTGATTGCCACCGAACCGCTGTCCGAGGAACTGGCTCGCAGCCTGCTGCCACAGGACTACTGCGTCGAGGACTGCAACTACCTGCTCGACTACTTCCGCCTGAGCGGCGACAAGCGCCTGATCTATGGCGGTGGCGTGGTCTACGGGGCGCGGGATCCGGCGGACATCGAGGCGATCATCCGGCCGAAACTGCTCAAGACCTTCCCGCAGTTGCGCGATGTCCGCATCGATTACACCTGGACCGGCAACTTCCTGCTGACCCTGTCGCGCCTGCCCCAGGTCGGGCGCATCGGCGACAACCTCTATTACTCCCAGGGCTGCAGTGGCCACGGCGTCACCTATACCCACCTCGCCGGCAAGATGCTGGCCGAGGCGCTGCGCGGGCAAGCCGAGCGCTTCGACGCGTTCGCCAGTCTGCCGCATTACCCCTTCCCGGGTGGTCAGTTGCTACGTGTGCCGTTCACGGCCATGGGCGCCGCCTATTACCAGCTACGTGATCGCCTGGGCGTCTGA
- a CDS encoding gamma-glutamyl-gamma-aminobutyrate hydrolase family protein — MSRVPLIGVTACRQQLGKYDSHTVGDKYVEAAAFAGVPLVLPARSTPSDPQRLLDSLDGILFTGSPSNVEPHRYDGPASLAGTAHDPHRDANTLPLLRLAIERGVPVFCICRGFQELNVTLGGSLHQRVQELPGYLDHREPQSDSLAEQYVPQHAVTVRPDGVFERIGLPAVFQVNSLHSQGIDRLAAPLRVEAVAPDGLVEAVSVRDAPGFAIGVQWHPEWRIAENPESLKLFQAFASACQAYAAAR, encoded by the coding sequence ATGTCCCGCGTGCCCTTGATTGGCGTTACCGCCTGCCGACAGCAGCTCGGCAAATACGATTCACACACCGTCGGCGACAAGTACGTCGAGGCGGCGGCCTTTGCTGGCGTGCCGCTGGTGCTACCGGCGCGTAGCACGCCGAGCGATCCGCAGCGGCTGCTCGACAGCCTGGACGGCATCCTCTTCACCGGCTCGCCGTCCAATGTCGAACCCCACCGGTACGACGGCCCGGCAAGCCTGGCCGGCACCGCGCATGACCCGCACCGCGATGCCAACACCCTGCCATTGCTGCGTCTGGCCATCGAACGCGGCGTGCCGGTGTTCTGCATCTGCCGTGGCTTCCAGGAACTCAACGTCACGCTCGGCGGCAGCCTGCACCAGCGCGTGCAGGAACTGCCGGGCTATCTCGACCACCGCGAACCGCAAAGCGATTCGCTGGCCGAGCAGTACGTGCCGCAGCATGCGGTGACGGTTCGGCCGGACGGCGTGTTCGAGCGGATCGGGTTGCCCGCGGTGTTCCAGGTCAACTCGTTGCACAGCCAGGGCATCGACCGGCTGGCCGCGCCTCTGCGCGTCGAAGCGGTGGCGCCGGACGGCCTGGTGGAAGCCGTCTCCGTGCGTGACGCTCCGGGTTTCGCCATTGGCGTGCAATGGCATCCGGAATGGCGCATTGCGGAGAATCCCGAATCGCTGAAGCTGTTCCAGGCCTTCGCCTCGGCGTGCCAGGCCTACGCGGCGGCCCGTTAG
- a CDS encoding tautomerase family protein, translating to MIVVYGIRERLDPIKARLSEVIHGCMQAVLGMPEDKRAHRFVPMDRADFYYPGGRSDAYTVIEINMMAGRKPETQKALIKMLFSEIERQLDLAPVDVEITITEQQPYQWGFRGMTGDEVRDLTYTINR from the coding sequence ATGATTGTTGTATATGGCATCAGAGAACGGCTCGACCCGATCAAGGCACGGCTGTCAGAGGTCATTCACGGGTGCATGCAGGCGGTTCTCGGCATGCCGGAGGACAAACGCGCCCATCGTTTCGTCCCCATGGACAGAGCGGATTTCTACTATCCGGGTGGCCGAAGCGACGCGTATACCGTCATCGAGATCAATATGATGGCTGGGCGCAAACCCGAGACGCAGAAGGCGCTGATCAAGATGCTGTTTAGTGAGATCGAACGCCAGCTTGATCTCGCGCCAGTGGATGTGGAAATCACAATCACGGAGCAGCAGCCCTATCAGTGGGGCTTCCGGGGAATGACCGGTGACGAAGTCCGCGACCTGACCTACACGATCAATCGATAA
- a CDS encoding DUF4279 domain-containing protein has product MRSTQLVSLLDHQKLRFRRPVSLIVKDRSTLTSVPRAYTYFRVAAEILPLEEISAAIGCAPTSSWRKGDPGLYNPVRLDSGWCLNSPLPETNTCIEAHIEALLPLLECTAEAVKKISEQYQTYLVCVGYFNATTRPAFHISKATLVRIASLGVSIDADLYCLGC; this is encoded by the coding sequence ATGCGCTCAACGCAGCTCGTTTCACTCTTGGACCACCAAAAGCTGCGCTTTCGGCGGCCCGTTAGCTTAATCGTTAAGGATCGATCAACATTGACTTCTGTACCACGGGCATACACGTATTTTCGAGTTGCGGCAGAAATCCTTCCGCTGGAGGAAATATCTGCTGCTATCGGGTGCGCACCAACCAGTAGCTGGCGCAAGGGTGACCCTGGGCTTTACAACCCCGTACGGCTAGACAGCGGCTGGTGTTTGAACAGCCCTCTACCCGAAACGAACACTTGCATTGAGGCTCATATTGAAGCACTTTTGCCACTTCTTGAATGTACCGCTGAGGCAGTCAAAAAAATATCCGAGCAATACCAAACCTATCTGGTTTGCGTAGGTTATTTCAATGCAACAACAAGACCTGCGTTCCATATTTCTAAAGCAACCCTAGTTCGTATCGCTTCGTTAGGAGTAAGCATCGATGCCGATTTGTACTGCCTCGGGTGCTAG
- a CDS encoding LysE family translocator, whose translation MPSLEFLITSLIVVLIPGTGVVFTVSTGLTMGRRASLLASAGCTLGIVPHLLATVLGLAAVMHTSALAFQALKYAGVAYLLYLAIATWRDRSAFATQSVAVSNGALGLVLKAFLLNILNPKLTIFFLAFLPQFISPTAASPTLQLLTLSAVFMAMTFTVFVLYGLLAHAFRTAVIESPRVQTWMRRGFATTFAALGVQLAASDR comes from the coding sequence ATGCCCAGCCTCGAATTTCTCATCACATCGCTGATCGTCGTGCTCATCCCGGGAACCGGCGTCGTCTTCACCGTCTCCACCGGGCTGACGATGGGCCGGCGCGCCAGCCTGCTCGCCTCGGCGGGCTGCACGCTGGGCATCGTGCCGCATCTGCTGGCGACCGTGCTCGGCCTGGCTGCCGTGATGCATACCAGTGCCCTGGCCTTCCAGGCGCTCAAGTATGCAGGCGTCGCCTACTTGCTCTATCTGGCGATCGCCACATGGCGCGACCGGTCGGCGTTCGCCACCCAGTCGGTGGCGGTCAGCAACGGTGCACTCGGCCTCGTACTCAAGGCTTTTCTGCTGAACATCCTCAACCCCAAGCTGACGATCTTCTTTCTCGCCTTCCTGCCGCAGTTCATCAGCCCCACCGCCGCCTCCCCTACCCTGCAGCTACTCACGCTCAGCGCCGTGTTCATGGCGATGACCTTCACCGTCTTCGTGCTGTACGGCCTGCTTGCCCATGCGTTCCGCACCGCGGTCATCGAATCGCCTCGGGTGCAAACCTGGATGCGCCGTGGTTTCGCCACCACCTTCGCCGCGCTCGGCGTGCAACTGGCGGCCTCGGATCGATGA